DNA sequence from the Chloroflexota bacterium genome:
AATGGTGGTATCGAACAGCAGATTGATCCGATCCATCAATATCTTGTTGAGGGACATCTTGGTCAGGCTTATGGCCAAAGTCGGCCCATCAGCGAATTTCTTCGCGTACGCCCAAGCCTCTTCCATCAGCTTCTCAGGCGGCACAACTTTGGTTATCAAACCGATACGCTCAGCTTCTGCTGCACTAACCATTTCTCCAGTCATCAAGTACTGTTTTGCCTTGCACATGCCCACCAGCAAAGGCCATATGATGCAGCCGCCGTCACCCGGGAGTATTCCCACCCCGATATGCGGGTCACCGATGCGGGCCTTCTCCGAAGCGATCACTATGTCGCACTGCAAAGCGATTGTGGCTCCGAGTCCAGCGCAGGCGCCGTTCAGAGCAGCGATAACCGGCTTGCGACAAGAAAGCAGGTTGATGATAATCCTCTTCACACTGGTGCTGGAAATACGAATGGTGTGATCCGTATAACCATTTATCATAAGATTGATGTCACCGCCTGCTGAGAAGGCGCGGCCAGCGCCAGTCAGGATGACCGCATTGACTTCCGTATCCTCATTCATGTCCTCAAATATGTGCTCTATCTCTGCATGCTCCGGCTTGCCAATGGCATTCATGGCATCCGGGTTGTTCAGGGTAAGGATGGCTACCCTATCCTTCTTTTCCACTTTGATAAACTTGTATTTACTGTAGTCAACCATTAGTTTGACCTCCTTCCGTTTTATAACC
Encoded proteins:
- a CDS encoding enoyl-CoA hydratase-related protein, giving the protein MVDYSKYKFIKVEKKDRVAILTLNNPDAMNAIGKPEHAEIEHIFEDMNEDTEVNAVILTGAGRAFSAGGDINLMINGYTDHTIRISSTSVKRIIINLLSCRKPVIAALNGACAGLGATIALQCDIVIASEKARIGDPHIGVGILPGDGGCIIWPLLVGMCKAKQYLMTGEMVSAAEAERIGLITKVVPPEKLMEEAWAYAKKFADGPTLAISLTKMSLNKILMDRINLLFDTTIAYEYHTLNSPDHIEAAKSFLEKRPPKFRSSEGDPFVF